Genomic DNA from Bacteroidota bacterium:
GGCGTAGAGCTTAAGACAGAAGCCGATGGCCGCATGTTTCCCGTTACAAACGATTCGCAAACTATTATAAATTGTTTAATGGATGAAGCGGAAAAACAACACATTAAATTAATGGATAGCGTATCTGTTGAACATATAAGTTATGATAACAATCAATATATATTAAAAACAAACCGAGGAACTATTACTTGCAAAAAATTATTAATAGCTTGTGGAGGCTTTCACCAAAGCAATTATTATAACTTTATACGCGAACTAGGCCATACTATTATAGAGCCAGTGCCCAGTCTTTTTACTTTTAATATAGAAGATAAAAACTTGCGTAGCCTTAGTGGTATATCGGTACCTAATGGACGTGTGAAAATTGCAGGAATTAAAAAAGGTTGGGAGGGGCCGCTACTTATTACCCACCGTGGCTTGAGCGGGCCTGTTATATTAAAAGCATCGGCATGGGCTGCAAGCGAATTGCATCAGTATAATTACAGGTTCGATATCACTATAAATTGGGGTTGGGCAGCTAACGAACAAGTAGCCATGGAAAGACTACAGAGTGAATATAAAACACAAAAGAAAAAAGTAGGAAATACTTCGTTCGGTACTTTACCACAACGACTACTATATTATATATTTGAACAAGCAGAAATTAATACAGATATGTTATGGGCCGATGTGCCAAAAGCAAGTTTATATAAATTAGCAACTTTACTCACCACACAACAATTAACAGTAACAGGCAAAAGCACCAATAAAGATGAATTTGTAACTGCAGGTGGTGTAGCA
This window encodes:
- a CDS encoding NAD(P)/FAD-dependent oxidoreductase, which codes for MDSYYDIAIIGGGAAGFFGAIAAAETGAKDIVIIEKQHKFLRKVSVSGGGRCNVTHNQADTSVFVKAYPRGEKELKQVYARWGQQETIQWFAKHGVELKTEADGRMFPVTNDSQTIINCLMDEAEKQHIKLMDSVSVEHISYDNNQYILKTNRGTITCKKLLIACGGFHQSNYYNFIRELGHTIIEPVPSLFTFNIEDKNLRSLSGISVPNGRVKIAGIKKGWEGPLLITHRGLSGPVILKASAWAASELHQYNYRFDITINWGWAANEQVAMERLQSEYKTQKKKVGNTSFGTLPQRLLYYIFEQAEINTDMLWADVPKASLYKLATLLTTQQLTVTGKSTNKDEFVTAGGVALNEVNMQTMESKLHPNLYFAGEILNIDGITGGFNFQAAWSTGRLAGEGMR